Part of the Varibaculum massiliense genome is shown below.
AATCCAAAATCACCGGCACGGTTTGGGGATCATCTGGCTCAAAAGTGGGTTGACGGCGATAAAGTTCGCGCGCGGAACGCACCATTAGCACCGGGTCATAGGAATAGCCATCCCGAATAAACTCGAAACCATCCGGACCAGAGCCGGTAGCGTAACGCACCCCGATTGCGGCCTCTAAACCTAAAAGTCGCCGCGCAATCGTCACCCGGCGGCAATAGGGACACAGGGGAGAAACTACTAGCAGGTAGCGGCCGGCCTGCACCGGCAACTCGGCGCTACCAAAACGATAATTTGGGATCATGGACAACTCCTGTTCTTGACTCAACTTTCATTATCGCAAATGCGGAGCCCCCTCGCTTGCTGAGCGAATCGAGTCAAAATGTGGCATAATAAACGAGTGCTCCGGGGTCGGTGAAAATCCGAACCGGCGGTAAAGTCCGCGACCCGCCCATATTGGGTGGCTGAACCGGTGAAATTCCGGTACCGACGGTTACAGTCCGGATGGGAGGCAGCACGGGTAGTCATGCCCGCGTGGCGTATTCGCGCGCTCAAGTCTCCTCGGAACACGCTATTCGCGAGGAGGTTTTTTGTTGGCACACTCGATGCCCCCCAGGTCGGCGCTTACTCATGCGCTGGCAGCCGCCACCAAAGCTGCTCTGCAAGGCCCGAGAACCGGAGGAAATCCTCAGGTAGGCTGCGCTATTCTTTCTCCGGCCGGTCGAATTTTGGCGATGGGGTATCACCGGGGAGCAGGTACCCCCCATGCTGAAGTCGATGCGCTTGCCAACTTAAAAGAGGACACCGGATCTGCTCCGCTCACAGCAGTAGTCACCTTGGAGCCCTGCAACCATAGCGGTAAAACTCCTCCCTGTACCCGCGCCCTCATCGAAGCTGGAATCAAGAATGTTATTTGGGCGGTTCCAGATCCTAATCCCAAAGCTGCTGGAGGCGGGGAATATCTACAGCAACAGGGGATTAATGCCCAGCCTGCCAGGGAAGTAGGGATTGAGGAAAACGCCCTCGCTAAAGCCCGGTCAGTTAGCGCTCAGTGGGTTCGAGCCACCAAGCGCGGTAGACCCTGGACAATCGCAAAAGTAGCGCAAACCCTAGATGGGTACTGTGCCGCAAAGGACGGATCGAGCCAGTGGATCACCAACCGGCTT
Proteins encoded:
- the ribD gene encoding bifunctional diaminohydroxyphosphoribosylaminopyrimidine deaminase/5-amino-6-(5-phosphoribosylamino)uracil reductase RibD, which encodes MAHSMPPRSALTHALAAATKAALQGPRTGGNPQVGCAILSPAGRILAMGYHRGAGTPHAEVDALANLKEDTGSAPLTAVVTLEPCNHSGKTPPCTRALIEAGIKNVIWAVPDPNPKAAGGGEYLQQQGINAQPAREVGIEENALAKARSVSAQWVRATKRGRPWTIAKVAQTLDGYCAAKDGSSQWITNRLSRAYAHRIRSRVDVIIAGTGTVLADNPQLSARLADGRHLPHQPRPLIVGNRDIPADFYLAGKAEQARTHDLKAVLESCYQRGEIFALLEGGPTLITAALKANLVDELHVYLAPRLLGAGRQGIGDLGISSLSSSLDFSLQQVKELGGDVFLALEKKEASCLPG